One region of Streptomyces rishiriensis genomic DNA includes:
- a CDS encoding vitamin B12-dependent ribonucleotide reductase, whose product MTETASGPARGSRAKGIKTTKGLRIERIHTTPGVHPYDEVAWERRDVVMTNWRDGSINFEQRGVEFPDFWSVNAVNIVTSKYFRGAVGTPQRETGLRQLIDRIVKTYRKAGEDHKYFASPADAEIFEHELAYALLHQIFSFNSPVWFNVGTPQPQQVSACFILAVDDSMESILDWYKEEGMIFKGGSGAGLNLSRIRSSKELLSSGGNASGPVSFMRGADASAGTIKSGGATRRAAKMVVLDVDHPDVEDFIATKVKEEEKIRALRDAGFDMDLGGDDITSVQYQNANNSVRVNDEFMTAVENGTEFGLRARMTGEIIEKVDAKALFRKLAEAAWACADPGIQYDGVINNWHTCPESGRITASNPCSEYMHLDNTSCNLASLNLMKFLKDDSKGNQSFEAERFQKVVELVITAMDISICFADFPTQKIGENTRAFRQLGIGYANLGALLMATGHAYDSDGGRSLAGAITSLMTGTAYRRSAELASVVGPYDGYARNADAHNRVMKQHSDANGTAVRMDDLDSPVWAAATEAWQDVLRLGEKNGFRNSQASVLAPTGTIGLAMSCDTTGVEPDLALVKFKKLVGGGSMQIVNGTVPQALRRLGYQEEQIEAIVAHIADHGNVIDAPGLKPEHYEVFDCAMGERAISPMGHVRMMAAIQPWISGAISKTVNMPETATVEEVEEIYFEAWKLGVKALAIYRDNCKVGQPLSAKTKEKEKTEITEKAEETIRTAVEKVIEYRPVRKRLPKGRPGITTSFTVGGAEGYMTANSYPDDGLGEVFLKMSKQGSTLAGMMDAFSIAVSVGLQYGVPLETYVSKFTNMRFEPAGMTDDPDVRMAQSIVDYIFRRLALDFLPFETRSALGIHSAEERQRHLETGSYEPTFEEENVDVEGLAQSAPRQTDLKAVAAPKADVEVAEPAPKQAHTSAELVEMQLGIQADAPLCFSCGTKMQRAGSCYICEGCGSTSGCS is encoded by the coding sequence ATGACAGAGACGGCGAGCGGTCCGGCACGAGGTTCCCGAGCCAAGGGAATCAAGACCACCAAGGGCCTGCGTATCGAGCGCATCCACACGACCCCCGGCGTGCACCCCTACGACGAGGTGGCCTGGGAGCGTCGTGACGTCGTCATGACCAACTGGCGCGACGGCTCGATCAATTTCGAGCAGCGTGGCGTCGAGTTCCCCGACTTCTGGTCGGTGAACGCGGTCAACATCGTCACCAGCAAGTACTTCCGCGGTGCCGTCGGCACCCCCCAGCGCGAGACCGGCCTCAGGCAGCTGATCGACCGCATCGTGAAGACCTACCGCAAGGCCGGTGAGGACCACAAGTACTTCGCCTCGCCCGCCGACGCCGAGATCTTCGAGCACGAGCTGGCGTACGCCCTCCTGCACCAGATCTTCAGCTTCAACAGCCCCGTCTGGTTCAACGTCGGCACCCCGCAGCCCCAACAGGTCTCCGCCTGCTTCATCCTGGCCGTCGACGACTCCATGGAGTCGATCCTCGACTGGTACAAGGAAGAGGGCATGATCTTCAAGGGCGGCTCCGGCGCCGGCCTGAACCTCTCGCGTATCCGCTCCTCCAAGGAGCTCCTCTCCTCCGGCGGCAACGCCTCCGGCCCGGTCTCCTTCATGCGTGGCGCCGACGCCTCCGCCGGCACCATCAAGTCCGGTGGAGCCACCCGCCGCGCGGCGAAGATGGTCGTCCTCGACGTGGACCACCCGGACGTCGAGGACTTCATCGCCACCAAGGTGAAGGAGGAGGAGAAGATCCGCGCTCTGCGCGACGCGGGCTTCGACATGGACCTGGGCGGCGACGACATCACGTCCGTCCAGTACCAGAACGCCAACAACAGCGTCCGCGTGAACGACGAGTTCATGACGGCTGTCGAGAACGGCACCGAGTTCGGCCTCCGCGCCCGTATGACCGGCGAGATCATCGAGAAGGTCGACGCCAAGGCGCTGTTCCGCAAGCTCGCCGAGGCGGCGTGGGCCTGTGCCGACCCGGGCATCCAGTACGACGGTGTGATCAACAACTGGCACACCTGCCCCGAGTCCGGCCGGATCACCGCGTCGAACCCGTGCAGCGAGTACATGCACCTGGACAACACGTCCTGCAACCTCGCCTCGCTGAACCTGATGAAGTTCCTCAAGGACGACAGCAAGGGCAACCAGTCCTTCGAGGCCGAGCGCTTCCAGAAGGTCGTCGAGCTCGTCATCACCGCGATGGACATCTCCATCTGCTTCGCGGACTTCCCGACCCAGAAGATCGGCGAGAACACGCGCGCGTTCCGCCAGCTCGGCATCGGTTACGCCAACCTCGGCGCCCTGCTGATGGCCACCGGCCACGCCTACGACTCCGACGGCGGCCGCTCGCTGGCCGGCGCCATCACCTCCCTCATGACGGGCACGGCCTACCGCCGCTCGGCGGAACTGGCTTCCGTCGTCGGCCCGTACGACGGCTACGCCCGCAATGCCGACGCCCACAACCGCGTCATGAAGCAGCACTCCGACGCCAACGGGACGGCCGTCCGCATGGACGACCTGGACTCCCCGGTCTGGGCCGCCGCCACGGAGGCCTGGCAGGACGTCCTGCGGCTCGGTGAGAAGAACGGTTTCCGTAACTCCCAGGCGTCCGTGCTCGCCCCGACCGGCACCATCGGTCTGGCGATGTCCTGCGACACCACCGGCGTCGAGCCCGACCTCGCCCTGGTCAAGTTCAAGAAGCTGGTCGGCGGCGGGTCGATGCAGATCGTCAACGGCACCGTTCCGCAGGCCCTGCGCCGCCTGGGTTACCAGGAGGAGCAGATCGAGGCGATCGTCGCCCACATCGCCGACCACGGCAACGTGATCGACGCCCCCGGCCTCAAGCCGGAGCACTACGAGGTGTTCGACTGCGCCATGGGCGAGCGCGCCATCTCCCCGATGGGCCACGTCCGCATGATGGCCGCGATCCAGCCCTGGATCTCCGGTGCCATCTCCAAGACGGTCAACATGCCGGAGACGGCGACCGTCGAGGAGGTCGAGGAGATCTACTTCGAGGCCTGGAAGCTCGGCGTCAAGGCGCTCGCGATCTACCGCGACAACTGCAAGGTCGGTCAGCCCCTCTCCGCGAAGACCAAGGAGAAGGAGAAGACCGAGATCACCGAGAAGGCCGAGGAGACGATCCGTACCGCGGTCGAGAAGGTCATCGAGTACCGCCCGGTCCGCAAGCGTCTGCCCAAGGGCCGTCCCGGCATCACCACCTCCTTCACCGTCGGTGGCGCCGAGGGCTACATGACCGCCAACTCCTACCCGGACGACGGTCTCGGCGAGGTCTTCCTGAAGATGTCCAAGCAGGGTTCGACCCTCGCCGGCATGATGGACGCCTTCTCCATCGCGGTCTCCGTCGGTCTCCAGTACGGCGTGCCGCTGGAGACGTACGTCTCGAAGTTCACCAACATGCGCTTCGAGCCGGCCGGTATGACGGACGACCCGGACGTGCGGATGGCGCAGTCGATCGTCGACTACATCTTCCGCCGCCTGGCGCTGGACTTCCTGCCCTTCGAGACGCGTTCCGCGCTCGGCATCCACTCCGCCGAGGAGCGTCAGCGCCACCTGGAGACCGGTTCGTACGAGCCGACCTTCGAGGAGGAGAACGTGGACGTCGAGGGGCTCGCGCAGTCCGCTCCGCGTCAGACGGACCTGAAGGCCGTCGCCGCTCCCAAGGCGGACGTCGAGGTTGCCGAGCCGGCCCCGAAGCAGGCCCACACCAGTGCCGAGCTGGTGGAGATGCAGCTGGGCATCCAGGCCGACGCCCCGCTGTGCTTCTCCTGCGGTACGAAGATGCAGCGGGCCGGTTCCTGCTACATCTGCGAGGGCTGCGGTTCGACCAGCGGTTGCAGCTGA
- a CDS encoding histidine phosphatase family protein has protein sequence MARPRRIVLVRHGESTGNVDDTVYEREPDHALALTERGWQQAEETGKTLREVFGRERVSVYVSPYRRTHETLRAFHLDQELIRVREEPRLREQDWGNWQDRDDVRLQKTYRDAYGHFFYRFAQGESGADVYDRVGGFLESLFRSFEAPDHPPNVLLVTHGLAMRLFCMRWFHWTVADFESLANPGNAEMRMLVLGDDDRYTLDRPFNRWRDPEPYGITG, from the coding sequence ATGGCACGACCACGGCGCATCGTCCTTGTCCGGCACGGGGAGTCAACGGGCAATGTTGATGACACCGTCTACGAGCGTGAACCCGACCATGCACTGGCCCTGACCGAGCGAGGGTGGCAGCAGGCCGAGGAGACGGGAAAGACCCTGCGGGAGGTGTTCGGCCGCGAGCGGGTCAGCGTGTACGTCTCCCCCTACCGGCGTACGCACGAGACGCTCCGGGCCTTCCACCTGGACCAGGAGCTCATACGGGTACGGGAGGAGCCCCGGCTGCGTGAGCAGGACTGGGGGAACTGGCAGGACCGCGACGACGTACGGTTGCAGAAGACCTACCGGGACGCCTACGGGCACTTCTTCTACCGTTTCGCCCAGGGCGAGAGCGGAGCCGACGTCTACGACCGGGTCGGCGGCTTCCTGGAGAGCCTCTTCCGCAGTTTCGAGGCTCCCGACCACCCGCCGAACGTGCTCCTCGTGACCCATGGCCTCGCGATGCGGCTGTTCTGCATGCGCTGGTTCCACTGGACGGTCGCGGACTTCGAGTCCCTCGCGAACCCGGGGAACGCCGAGATGCGGATGCTCGTTCTCGGGGACGACGACAGGTACACGCTCGACCGGCCCTTCAACCGCTGGCGAGATCCGGAACCGTACGGGATCACCGGATAG
- a CDS encoding YdbC family protein, with protein sequence MLVKWIRCTVVDRRGFERGQRKWAGLLGEPGFRGQGGGWSRGRPSVAHVFAFWESRAFYDSFMARSHDRLASAQSGTFKDAQVRLFDYRFDVKTGFEPRFTDSDLLRVALCRVHEERAEHFTLMQEKVWNPAMAGSPGMIRGMFAEAPGHEFMVLSMWRQQAEHGKYRTERVERLALRAQTEADISALTGDIVELESTWTV encoded by the coding sequence GTGCTGGTCAAGTGGATTCGCTGCACCGTGGTGGACCGCCGCGGTTTCGAACGGGGACAGCGAAAGTGGGCGGGGCTTCTGGGGGAGCCGGGGTTCCGGGGGCAGGGCGGGGGCTGGAGCAGGGGGCGGCCCTCGGTCGCGCACGTCTTCGCGTTCTGGGAGAGCCGCGCCTTCTACGACTCCTTCATGGCGCGTTCCCACGACCGGCTGGCCTCGGCTCAGTCGGGCACGTTCAAGGACGCCCAGGTACGCCTGTTCGATTACCGCTTCGATGTGAAGACGGGCTTCGAGCCGCGCTTCACCGACTCCGACCTGCTGAGAGTTGCTTTGTGCCGGGTCCACGAGGAACGCGCCGAGCACTTCACCCTCATGCAGGAGAAGGTGTGGAACCCCGCCATGGCCGGCTCTCCCGGCATGATCCGGGGGATGTTCGCGGAGGCGCCGGGGCACGAGTTCATGGTGCTTTCGATGTGGCGCCAGCAGGCCGAGCATGGCAAGTACCGAACCGAACGGGTGGAGCGGCTCGCGCTGCGCGCCCAGACGGAGGCCGACATATCCGCCCTCACCGGTGACATCGTCGAGCTCGAGTCGACCTGGACAGTTTGA
- a CDS encoding ribonuclease HII: MPYEPPTHTVERSLRATTGAKVVAGVDEVGRGAWAGPVTVCAAVTGLRRPPAGLTDSKLLTVKRRNELSRELLTWVTSHALGHASPEEIDDLGMTAALRLAAGRALEALPVRPDAVILDGKHDYLGAPWKVRTVIKGDQSCVAVAAASVIAKVQRDKMMAELGIDHADFGFADNAGYPSPVHKAALEERGPTPFHRLSWAYLDALPRWRHLKKARTGANGSVAGVEGQLGFDF; encoded by the coding sequence ATGCCGTACGAACCACCCACTCACACCGTCGAGCGCTCCCTTCGCGCCACGACCGGAGCGAAGGTCGTTGCCGGTGTCGACGAGGTGGGCCGGGGCGCCTGGGCCGGACCCGTCACCGTCTGCGCCGCCGTCACCGGGCTCCGTCGGCCTCCCGCAGGCCTCACCGATTCCAAGCTGCTCACCGTCAAGCGGCGCAACGAGCTCTCCCGGGAGCTGCTGACGTGGGTGACTTCGCACGCCCTGGGTCATGCCTCACCGGAGGAGATCGACGACCTGGGGATGACCGCCGCGCTCCGGCTCGCCGCCGGGCGGGCCCTGGAGGCCCTTCCGGTCCGCCCGGACGCGGTGATCCTCGACGGGAAGCACGACTACCTCGGCGCTCCCTGGAAGGTCCGCACGGTGATCAAGGGCGACCAGTCCTGTGTGGCGGTCGCGGCGGCCTCGGTGATCGCCAAGGTGCAGCGCGACAAAATGATGGCCGAACTGGGCATCGACCATGCAGACTTCGGTTTTGCGGACAATGCCGGGTATCCGTCGCCCGTGCACAAGGCCGCACTGGAGGAGCGGGGACCCACTCCGTTCCACCGGTTGTCGTGGGCGTATCTTGATGCGCTGCCTCGGTGGCGGCACCTCAAGAAGGCCCGTACCGGGGCGAACGGGAGCGTTGCGGGGGTCGAAGGTCAACTCGGCTTCGACTTCTGA
- a CDS encoding TerD family protein, whose protein sequence is MSGLNKGIRKVEMALKWDPSPAGQPPTDLDIVAATYLGSDPHGVPAYVVHFDSRSPDGTIYLNRDSKDGKGFGWDEVMTLELDRLDARYARVVVGVVIQQNPEHRTFAGVLNPAFRIREGYTVLAEDDFADVLGATAATVGEFVRESSDGWSFHPGVQGFEDDPATFTRTMGQVRHS, encoded by the coding sequence GTGAGCGGTCTCAACAAGGGAATCCGCAAGGTCGAGATGGCTCTGAAGTGGGACCCGAGTCCGGCGGGGCAGCCGCCCACTGACCTGGACATCGTGGCCGCGACCTACCTGGGAAGTGATCCCCATGGTGTCCCTGCCTACGTGGTGCACTTCGACAGTCGCTCCCCCGACGGAACGATCTATCTCAACCGTGACAGCAAGGACGGCAAGGGCTTCGGCTGGGACGAGGTGATGACGCTGGAACTCGACCGCCTGGACGCGCGGTACGCGCGCGTGGTCGTCGGTGTCGTCATCCAGCAGAACCCTGAGCACCGGACGTTCGCCGGTGTCCTCAACCCCGCGTTCCGGATACGCGAGGGCTACACCGTCCTGGCCGAGGACGACTTCGCCGATGTCCTCGGCGCGACCGCGGCGACGGTCGGGGAGTTCGTGCGCGAGTCGTCCGACGGATGGTCGTTCCACCCCGGCGTCCAGGGCTTCGAGGACGACCCGGCGACGTTCACCAGGACCATGGGCCAGGTGCGCCACTCCTGA
- a CDS encoding ADP-ribosylglycohydrolase family protein, whose amino-acid sequence MTADSSPERRLERALAGLRGLTVGDALGSQFFVPVNYPLLQRHELPPGPWQWTDDTEMACSVVAVLAAHHRIDQDALAQSFAQHHDFDRGYGPAVNRLLRLVREGADWRELSAALFNGQGSWGNGAAMRVAPLGAYYADDPEQATHQAEISAYPTHQHREAVVGAMAVAAAAALAGAPGGPPGAEALLDGVVALVPKSAVGAGLRRARDMLDYADAATVAAVLGCGRRTSAHDTVPFAIWSAARALGDYEAAFWTTAQVGGDVDTTCAIVGGILASGKAGAPPESWARQVEALPAWMPALRGTPEA is encoded by the coding sequence ATGACCGCTGACTCCTCTCCCGAACGTCGCCTGGAGCGCGCGCTGGCAGGCCTGCGAGGCCTCACCGTGGGCGACGCGCTGGGCTCACAGTTCTTCGTGCCGGTGAACTACCCGCTGCTCCAGCGCCACGAGCTGCCGCCCGGCCCCTGGCAGTGGACCGACGACACGGAGATGGCCTGCTCCGTCGTGGCCGTCCTGGCCGCCCACCACCGCATCGACCAGGACGCGCTGGCCCAGTCCTTCGCCCAGCACCACGACTTCGACCGCGGGTACGGTCCCGCGGTCAACCGGCTGCTGAGGCTGGTCAGGGAGGGCGCCGACTGGCGGGAGCTGTCGGCCGCCCTGTTCAACGGGCAGGGGTCCTGGGGCAACGGCGCCGCGATGCGGGTCGCCCCACTGGGGGCCTATTACGCGGACGATCCCGAGCAGGCGACGCACCAGGCCGAGATCTCCGCCTACCCCACGCATCAGCACCGGGAGGCCGTGGTCGGGGCCATGGCCGTCGCCGCGGCCGCCGCGCTGGCCGGCGCCCCCGGAGGGCCGCCCGGCGCCGAGGCGTTGTTGGACGGCGTCGTCGCCCTCGTCCCGAAGAGCGCCGTCGGCGCCGGTCTGCGGCGCGCCAGGGACATGCTCGACTACGCCGACGCGGCCACCGTCGCGGCAGTGCTGGGCTGTGGGAGGCGGACGTCGGCCCACGACACCGTGCCTTTCGCGATCTGGTCGGCGGCGCGCGCCCTCGGTGACTACGAGGCGGCGTTCTGGACGACCGCGCAGGTCGGCGGCGATGTGGACACGACCTGCGCGATCGTGGGCGGAATACTCGCGTCGGGCAAGGCGGGGGCTCCTCCGGAGTCGTGGGCACGTCAGGTCGAGGCGCTGCCGGCGTGGATGCCCGCGCTCCGTGGGACGCCCGAAGCCTGA
- a CDS encoding TetR/AcrR family transcriptional regulator — MVTSRWTAAPARASSPRRRGAVLERAILDATLEQLGTVGWNGLTMEGVAAGAQTGKAAVYRRWPSKEALVADALRAGLPRLDAVPDLGGVREDLMALCRDARDAMYSRPGFALRSIIHECDPIQAERFHALIVEGVVEPTVKLLHEVVTRGIERGEVRPDAANGYVFDVIPAMMMYRSKMCGCEWNDRQLDEMIDRLMLPLLRPDLP, encoded by the coding sequence ATGGTTACTTCGCGCTGGACGGCCGCCCCCGCTCGGGCGTCCTCTCCCCGCCGGCGCGGCGCCGTGCTCGAACGTGCGATTCTCGACGCCACGCTGGAGCAGTTGGGCACCGTCGGCTGGAACGGCCTCACGATGGAAGGAGTGGCGGCCGGAGCCCAGACCGGCAAGGCCGCCGTCTACCGCCGCTGGCCGTCGAAGGAGGCGCTTGTCGCGGACGCCCTGCGGGCCGGACTGCCCCGGCTCGATGCCGTGCCAGATCTGGGCGGCGTGCGTGAGGACCTCATGGCGTTGTGCCGTGACGCGCGGGACGCGATGTACTCCCGCCCTGGTTTCGCATTGCGCTCGATCATTCACGAATGCGATCCGATCCAGGCCGAACGCTTCCACGCCCTGATCGTCGAGGGAGTGGTGGAGCCGACCGTCAAACTGCTGCACGAGGTTGTCACCCGTGGAATCGAGCGAGGTGAGGTGCGGCCCGACGCGGCGAACGGTTACGTCTTCGATGTCATTCCGGCCATGATGATGTATCGATCAAAGATGTGCGGGTGCGAATGGAATGATCGCCAACTCGACGAGATGATCGACCGGCTCATGCTGCCGCTGCTGCGGCCGGACCTGCCTTGA
- the nrdR gene encoding transcriptional regulator NrdR, which yields MYCPFCRHPDSRVVDSRTTDDGTSIRRRRQCPDCSRRFTTVETCSLMVVKRSGVTEPFSRTKVINGVRKACQGRPVTEDALAQLGQRVEEAVRATGSAELTTHDVGLAILGPLQELDLVAYLRFASVYRAFDSLEDFEAAIVELRDQTARPAADDDDRKGAAGTDVGSRGDEGGPGGTVQVPEPAHAAD from the coding sequence ATGTACTGCCCCTTCTGTAGGCATCCCGACAGCCGTGTCGTCGACAGCCGTACGACGGATGACGGCACGTCGATCCGCAGGCGCCGCCAGTGCCCTGACTGCTCCCGTCGTTTCACGACCGTGGAGACGTGCTCGCTCATGGTGGTGAAGCGGTCCGGAGTCACCGAACCCTTCAGTCGTACCAAGGTCATCAACGGCGTGCGCAAGGCATGTCAGGGACGACCTGTCACCGAGGACGCTCTGGCTCAGCTCGGCCAGCGGGTCGAGGAGGCGGTACGGGCCACCGGAAGCGCCGAGTTGACCACTCACGACGTGGGGCTGGCCATACTCGGCCCGCTGCAGGAGCTCGACCTCGTCGCCTATCTGCGATTCGCCTCCGTCTACCGGGCGTTCGACTCGCTCGAGGACTTCGAGGCCGCCATCGTGGAACTCAGGGACCAGACGGCACGCCCCGCCGCGGACGACGACGACCGCAAGGGCGCTGCAGGGACCGACGTGGGGAGCCGGGGAGACGAAGGCGGGCCCGGAGGGACCGTGCAGGTCCCCGAGCCCGCCCACGCCGCCGACTGA
- a CDS encoding MFS transporter — protein MTTSQLTQNQKSGAARREGHPGIALTVIAACQLMVVLDATIVNIALPHIQDSLKFSTTDLTWVVSAYTLTFGGLLLLGARAGDILGRRRVFMAGILLFTFASLLGGLAQEPWQLLAARALQGVGGAIASPTSLALITTTFPEGPERNRAFGVFAAVSAGGGAIGLLAGGMLTEWLDWRWVLFVNVPIGVLIAFLTPLYISESERHPGRFDIAGALTSTLGMASLVYAFIRAAEEGWRDGLTVGAFAVAVVLLVAFVFTETRAKEPITPLKMFADRNRSGTYVIMLSLAAAMFGMFFYIVLFVQNVLGYSPIQAGLAFLPVTVAIAAGAGLSQRYLPTVGPKPFMLVGSALVAIGLTWQAFISPDSSYVGGILGPMVVFAFGMGLNFVTVTVTAVSGVPPHEAGAASGLLNATQQVGGSLGLSILTTVFGTASKDEAEKQLPKFLTDATPEQKAEFAKTHQLPAPWGHEVLAHGISTAFVPAAAMAALALVTAWFVIRISKSDLEALSGTAGTPIV, from the coding sequence GTGACAACCTCTCAGCTGACTCAGAACCAGAAATCCGGGGCCGCCCGCCGGGAGGGACATCCCGGCATCGCACTCACCGTGATCGCGGCCTGCCAACTCATGGTGGTGCTCGACGCGACGATTGTGAACATCGCGCTCCCGCACATCCAGGACTCGCTCAAGTTCAGCACCACCGATCTCACCTGGGTGGTCAGCGCCTATACGCTCACCTTCGGCGGTCTGCTGCTGCTCGGCGCCCGAGCCGGCGACATCCTCGGCCGGCGACGCGTGTTCATGGCCGGCATCCTTCTCTTCACCTTCGCCTCGCTCCTGGGCGGACTGGCCCAGGAGCCCTGGCAGTTGCTCGCCGCACGCGCCCTCCAGGGCGTGGGAGGCGCCATCGCGTCGCCCACCTCGCTGGCGCTCATCACCACCACGTTCCCCGAGGGACCGGAGCGGAACCGGGCCTTCGGCGTCTTCGCCGCGGTCTCCGCGGGCGGCGGCGCCATCGGCCTGCTCGCGGGCGGCATGCTCACCGAGTGGCTCGACTGGCGCTGGGTGCTGTTCGTCAACGTGCCCATCGGGGTCCTCATAGCCTTCCTCACGCCGCTCTACATCAGCGAGTCCGAACGCCACCCCGGACGCTTCGACATAGCCGGCGCCTTGACCTCGACACTCGGCATGGCCTCCCTGGTGTACGCGTTCATCCGCGCGGCGGAGGAAGGCTGGCGGGACGGTCTGACCGTCGGCGCCTTCGCGGTCGCGGTGGTCCTGCTGGTGGCCTTCGTGTTCACGGAGACGCGGGCCAAGGAGCCGATCACTCCGCTGAAGATGTTCGCCGACCGCAACCGCTCCGGTACGTACGTGATCATGTTGAGCCTCGCTGCGGCCATGTTCGGCATGTTCTTCTACATCGTGCTGTTCGTCCAGAACGTCCTGGGCTACAGCCCCATCCAGGCGGGCCTCGCCTTCCTCCCCGTCACGGTAGCCATCGCGGCGGGTGCGGGTCTGTCGCAGCGGTACCTGCCCACCGTCGGCCCCAAGCCGTTCATGCTCGTGGGTTCCGCCCTGGTCGCGATCGGCCTCACCTGGCAGGCCTTCATCAGTCCCGACAGTTCCTACGTCGGCGGCATCCTCGGACCCATGGTGGTCTTCGCCTTCGGCATGGGTCTGAACTTCGTGACGGTGACGGTCACCGCTGTCTCGGGTGTCCCCCCGCATGAAGCGGGCGCCGCGTCCGGCCTGCTCAACGCGACGCAGCAGGTGGGAGGTTCGCTCGGTCTGTCCATCCTGACGACCGTGTTCGGCACGGCCAGCAAGGACGAGGCGGAGAAGCAACTGCCGAAGTTCCTCACGGACGCGACCCCGGAGCAGAAGGCCGAGTTCGCCAAGACGCACCAGTTGCCCGCCCCATGGGGGCATGAAGTACTCGCGCACGGCATTTCGACGGCCTTCGTCCCGGCCGCCGCGATGGCCGCACTCGCCCTGGTGACGGCCTGGTTCGTCATCCGGATCAGCAAGAGCGACCTGGAAGCGCTGTCCGGCACGGCAGGCACCCCGATCGTCTGA
- the lexA gene encoding transcriptional repressor LexA — protein MTTTADSATITAQDRSQGRLEPVHAMNEAMNSEVHKRSLPGRPPGIRADSSGLTDRQRRVIEVIRDSVQRRGYPPSMREIGQAVGLSSTSSVAHQLMALERKGFLRRDPHRPRAYEVRGSDQASSVQPTDTAGKPAASYVPLVGRIAAGGPILAEESVEDVFPLPRQLVGDGELFVLKVVGDSMIEAAICDGDWVTVRRQPVAENGDIVAAMLDGEATVKRFKREDGHVWLLPHNAAYEPIPGDDATILGKVVAVLRRV, from the coding sequence GTGACCACCACCGCAGACAGTGCCACCATCACTGCCCAGGACCGCTCCCAGGGCCGACTCGAGCCGGTGCATGCGATGAACGAAGCCATGAATTCCGAGGTGCACAAGCGCTCTCTGCCTGGGCGACCTCCAGGCATCCGCGCGGACAGCTCGGGACTCACCGACCGGCAGCGCCGAGTGATCGAGGTCATCAGGGACTCCGTACAGCGGCGCGGTTACCCGCCGTCCATGCGCGAGATCGGGCAGGCGGTCGGCCTGTCCAGCACGTCCTCGGTCGCCCACCAGCTGATGGCACTGGAGCGGAAGGGCTTCCTGCGCCGCGACCCGCACCGGCCGCGCGCCTACGAAGTGCGCGGTTCCGACCAGGCCAGCTCCGTGCAGCCCACGGACACCGCCGGCAAGCCCGCCGCGTCGTACGTCCCTCTGGTCGGCCGCATCGCCGCCGGTGGTCCGATCCTCGCCGAGGAGTCGGTCGAGGACGTCTTCCCCCTCCCCAGGCAGCTGGTGGGTGACGGCGAGCTGTTCGTCCTGAAGGTCGTGGGTGACTCGATGATCGAGGCCGCGATCTGCGACGGCGACTGGGTCACCGTCCGCCGCCAGCCCGTCGCTGAGAACGGCGACATCGTCGCGGCGATGCTGGACGGCGAGGCCACCGTCAAGCGTTTCAAGCGCGAGGACGGCCATGTGTGGCTCCTGCCGCACAACGCGGCCTACGAGCCGATCCCGGGTGACGACGCGACCATCCTCGGCAAGGTGGTGGCCGTACTCCGCCGCGTCTGA